The DNA window AGGAATGCTTTATGCTCTGCATTCTCATGGATGTGAAGCAAAATGTGAATTACTATTCTACAAACAACCCATGGAGGTACTGGGACCACAGAATCTTGTAGCAGGGCAATCAAAACCCTTCATTCACTGCATGAGGCTAGTCTCTAATGCTACCGAGTACCTTTCTTCCAAAAAGCTACAAATACAGCTCCCAGTCCAAGTAAAACAATCTTCAACATGAAAGTATTTAAAAGAGCACCTTCTCCATGTTTGTCTGTGTATTGGAATGCTTGTACTAAACGAAGCGTTTCATCCACTGATCTCCCAACAGGAAGGTCATTCATCGTGATCTGTCGAAGGATCCTCTTCTCATCAATAATGAAAAGGCCTCTGTGAAaacagtttgtgtgtgtgtgtgtgttaggaaACAGAACTAATTACAGTGTTGTGTTTACACACTATTTTATGACTGCTGCATGGGACGAATTTGATCTCTGCAAATACCATACAATACCCACCACCTTAGAATACTAGTAACCTACTATTCTTTACCTGGGGTATCAGATGACATGAGCTGAgggtaagttaaaaaaaataaggatagTTCTCTGCAGGACATAAAACTAAGCTTTGACAGGCTCTGCCAGAGGATGTTGCAGATGCTATGTGATGTTACAGGGATCCCAAAAGCAACTAATCAAGTTTATGAAAGATGTATCTCTTGAGGCCATTAGTTACCCTTAGTCTTGACTCTGCTTGGACTTGGGAGGTCCCTGAGTAACTGCAATTCTGGGGAATTCTGCATGTTTGCCCTGCCCTAGGTGTCTGTTGATGACATCTCTTAAACAGGGTACTAACCTTGACCCCTGTTCTGACTCATTATGACTAATTTTTTTGCGttcttcaatatttattttgtctCTCGGCATGAATCCCCAAGTGAAATCTGCTctcaaagaaaaatttcaaatgcTTCTTTAGATAGATATAAAGTAGTAAGCACTAcgcccgcaaaaaaaaaaaaaaaaaaaaaaaaaaaagaactgtaacCAAGTGAAATACCTAAGTGTATGCCCTTGATCTTCCAGATACACTCCGTAATCCTTTGAAATTTGGTGCGTCAAATCTGAAAGAAGTGGAATCTTCATAGGTCCAAGTCCTCCTTGTTTTCGAGGAGTATTAATCCTTTGAAAGAAATGAGATACAGATGTATTTCTCAAAGATTTATATTCCCTATGCAAAGCTAAAGGTCACAAACCAGAACAGTATAGGCAGGAGGATTTAGtgcaagtgaatttttttttgttctgcaccCAAGGGAGATGAATACTATTTATGGTTTGAGCAAAATGGTCAGTAGATCTTTTGCAGTTTTTGGCCACATCTATTAACAATGACCTCTTTCTTATCAGTCTTATTTGCTTTATACCAATGTGCTCGTGAATTGGGACAGTGTGATGCATTTACGGATACTTGCAtccttattgctttttttttttttttaaagtattttttggaCTGAGACATGATATATTTCAAGCAACACATATTAAACAAGCTTCAAAGATAAAGGTACTTTCATGCACTAGATTTAAAAATTTTtaccactgaaaaatattttaaacatttgtatAAATAGCATCACACTTTTACACATTATGATATACCTACATAGGCTAATAATCTGGGGATACAGTTCTTCAGCTAAGATGGACCCATGAATAATTTTTAGTGAAAGGCAAGGGTAAGATACATACCATGCTAAGTGAGTGAACTTTGAGTCCACAGAACATGCTACTACTTCGGTATTTATTGCTCTGAATTCTTCAATTCTGTCACTGAAGGCGATTATCTCAGTTGGACATACAAAGGTACTAGATAAGAAAAGATAAAGTCAAAATTTCATGAAACATCCAGTAAATTCTCTGTTTAACTTCAAATTGTGGATTTATCATAATTTATTTCAGCTTatacttattttttattcttcttcaagTATTTAACCAAACTGCTGCCTGACAAatcttctgaaaattatttttttgtgtggagACACTAATTATCGGACACACTTATTAGGAAAAAGACCGTGTTATGATTTTACCAACGCATGATGAAAACACAAACGCAAAGAACGTATTTTCTGTTGtcactcctttcttctccctcaaaccctcaccaaacaaaaacccaagagctcagaaaaggagaaaaattaatgaattattaGTCTAGTGTAGCTGCATTCAGTCTTGGTATGTCTACAGTGGTCTTACTTACAAGTCGAGAGGGTAGAAGAAGAAGACAAGATATTTTCCTTCATAATCTGTTAATTTCAGCTCTTTAAACTCTCCATTAATGACTGCTGTTCCTTCCCAGTAAGGTGCTGGCTTGGAGACTGAAACACAAAGGACTTTCAATTAAAAGTCAGAATACGAAGCACATGTTCAAAGCAAGCTGTTCATTAGTCAGGTGGTGTGCAAGGACTACTgttcttcttccttttgcttgAAAAACAACATACTGCACACAGTTACAAAATGAAACATTCTTACAACTTTAAAGAGTTCACAGCTGGCAGAGGTTACAAAGTGATGAAGAAATGTCAGTTTCAGTACACATGGAAAGTAATTTGACCAATCTGGGTTTATACAGGAGCCCTCTGAACCACTGATAACCAAGGCCACACAAACCTTATCTGGGCATATCAAACAAACCACATGTGCACCACCAGTTCATGGCCAAACATCTATTAGGCAGAAAGAGAAACTGTTTTAAGATTTCAGGAACCCTCAGTATTTTGTTATGAATAGCTCTTGTGAACGAGAAGCATAAGATGGTTCAAATTCATATTGCTACTTTTTAGCCATGAAAAACTACCGGAATTCAAGGCCACAAAAAATGTTTGGCTACAACATGTTTAGAGACAAATGCCCCAAAATGCAGTGTATATTTATTAAATTACAACTCCTAATCAAATTGTAATGTGAAgacacttgggtttttttaaaaaaaatccaattaaaatgcatgaaatatATTTACTATTCCTACCAAAAGGGattaacactgaatttaaaatattaaaaattattctgcccGGTCCTATTTTCATAGTAATGTGAACTCTGAGACAAAGGATAGGGTATGCTGGAGATAACAAGGTGATCTGAATACACTTGTGATGTCAAGGACATTGACACACAGCTCCAGGAAATTAGGGAAAAGCTGCTGAGAAAAATATATGGAATCTTCATTATTATCTGGATGATGAGTGCGTTGTTGGGGTCTCCTTTTCTTAGGACAACCCAGAGCTGTAGAATATAGTTAAGCGAGGACTTATAACAAGGACTgcaaaaaataccccaaatcaTCAGGCAGATCATGCCCCTGAGTGGGAGGGCGGTCATCTTTGGTTTCACTTGATATAACCCACAAGGGACGCAGCAATACAAGTACAGAGAGTCAGTAGGTATGACTGATCATTTCAGTTTACGTTTTTTGAAGAAATGCTCTTCCTCCTCTCAAGTCTTCCGCAGAATTCTTTCTGGTCAGATTTCAAGCCCCGGACTTGCAACGTTTTTTTATTGAGTCTTTGCAGGTATGGGACTATTTTCAAGTGAAAGCAAGAATTAATCCCCAAGTTATTTTGAGCTCTCAAAAGATGTTTCAAGTATGTTGCTTTTTACGAGATAGGGACACCCCAAATCTAATCGCTTTGTAGCAAAACATTCTCTTCAACCGACCTTCAGAttaggagggagaaggaaaagaaattgagtAAAATATGTCGTACCTTGACCTCTTTCTACACCGAGATGATTTTTGGGGGGTTAAAAACACTTGTCTGAAGCGCTGTGCTATCTGACATTacaaagggaggaaaaaccaaacagaattGGTTACAAATATCTTggctgttttccctttctttttttttcttttttttttttctttttttttttttttttttttttttttgcatcagcaTCTGTTTGCAAACGTTTAAAACAGCCCCGGCTCGGTGGAGGAAAAGGATGTAAAGGCCGTCAACCCTCGCAGCCAGGGTCGTTTCTACCCCTTCCCCTCTCCGTTCTGCAGAACGGGGCCTTGAAcgggtaccccccccccctcccccaaaccccaaaacacctcGCTGCCGCTCGTTTACACCCAGTCCCGCTGTAAAGTTATTTAAACCGCAGGAGAGCGCAGGCCGCAACAGCAAAGCCACAAACCTAAGCCCAGGGAGAGCCGGTCAAGGTGACGAGAGAGCGGGGACGCTGggcctgcctcccctccctccgccccgAGGCCTCTCCCCGGCAGCGGACGCTGCCCGGGCCGCAAAAAAACCCGCTTCAGCCGgaggggaaggggttggggggggtggccGTTTCGGCAGGGACACCCGCCACCAAAccgcggcggggagggccgggggctgGCAAAcggcctccccgccgccggccccgctctcCCCTCCGCCGGGGATGGCGGGCGGGAGGGCCgccaccccgccgccgccgccgccgagggccAAAGGCGCTCTGCCCGAGGTGGCGGCAGCCCCGTTTGCCGGCGTCCGCGACAAAAGAAGGGGTCGCGCACCCGCTCCCTCGGTAGCCCCGGCACCTACTCTTGGCCTGACTGAGGTGCAGCGAGTGGTCGGAGACGGGCACCCGGGCCGCCTCCccggggtagacctgtcctcccgcGTAGTAATGGCACTGCTCGTCCCCCCGCTGCCTCGCCGACCGCGGCTCCTCCGCCTCCGCCTCGCTTCCCAGCCcgaccagcaccaccagcagcaccaccagcgcCCAGCTCCGAGCCCCGCCGACCGCCTCCATGGCCCGCCGAGCGAGTGCACGTCCCGGCGGAGGGGCGGAGCCGGGCCCGGTCCTCTCCTCACAGGGGCCGGCAGCCCGCTCGGCCGGGCTCCCCGCGGCGGTTGCTCTGAGGAGAAGCGGCGCCGACGGGCTCCCCGCGGCGGTTGCTCTGAGGAGAAGCGGCTCCGGCGGGGCCGTGGCCTCACGGTAGAGCCCCGGAGGAAACGGTAAATGGACGTAGGGGtctgtggggagagaagagtgtgTGAGGAGCGCGGCTGCAGAGGGAAACTCTCTGCCCGTGCCTCAGATTTGCCGCCCGGTCTCTCTCCTACGCGCGGCGGGGTGGTTTCTGTGGGCATTTCATAGCTGGCGGTCGTACCAGTCGGTGCCGAGCGCGGCTACGGGTGATGTTAGCATCCCTCAGTCGGAAGGCATTCCCAAATAACTGTAAGTGAGAGGGAAAACCAGTAAAGTCAATGCAGTAAAAGCTGGAGAGAATCAGGCCTCTTGTGAGTGGAGAAAATGCTGAAGGACAAACATGGGTTTTATCTGCGGAATATAATGTTAGTTAAATAGCACTAATTTGAGGTTCGTACATGACTAAGTATACATAGGCATGGAACAGAGTTCAAAAGAGCAACAACAGAGgctttctggctgctgctgtACTATAAAGACTTCTGCAAgtgattaaaaaatggaaaaattcatAAGTGAAATCCAAGATGAAATCCAAATTTATATCACTCTTCAGTGTCCACACAGAGAACACGGGCAGCCTTCTTTCTTTGCTCAGTGATGAAATACTTGAACCGAATGCTGATTTTCGTGTTTAAATTGATGAAATTAAGCGATGCTCTTAATATGTAGTAAGAGAAACTCTGTGCTACATTCACCCAGTTGTACAGCTCTTCTGAAGTTGGTAGGGTTTACCACATGCAAAGGGAAAGCTCTTAAATCTTTCCTCCACTGCCTTCAGGCTGTGTTCCTGCATGTCCTGCCATATTCAGGCCCACAAGGATGGTTCAGTTTTGGCAAAGGTCTGGATTGCGGCAGGGTGTCATTGCCACGGTGGCACTAAAGTCACGGGAGCAGGGAGCGATTTAGGCTACTAAAGCAGTTTAGAAATGGTTATGGAGGTTCTGTCTGTTCTTGCTTGTAATAAAATACCTCACTGTCATTTAAACGACCTAATATAAAAATACCTTGGAAAAATTAGCATAGTACATTGTAGCAAGATGCCTGTCGCCATTTCATGGAACAGATGGAGCAGATGTTCAATATTGCGCTGGTGAAACTAGCAGTTGGTTTTATCCTCCTCATGGTTTACAGGGACATTTTAACAAATATATTGCATTGCTTGTCATGCATGACAGAAAATCTGTAGCGTAGAAAACTTTGCTGGCGAAAGGAGGGTAGAAAACATCAGTTTTGTAAGTGGTGTTGGATCGGAATGACCAAAATTAAAATTACCAGTTAGAGAAGTGTTCTCCTTTTTGGCTCCTGATAAGGCTGGACTGGTGGGATCAGCTGCGTGTGCGCTGACTCCCAAGGGTCCTTGAAGAAAAACTGTATCAGGCTGAGAAGGGCTAGATGGTGTCATTTGCTTTGACGGGAACTTCATCCTGACTTCTAACTGCTGCTAATATTGTCAGCTAGCTGAAGTGGTATGGCTGAGTAAATCTAAACATAAACTTCTTAAAATCTGCCACTCAGTAGTGTAGAGGGATCACAGATATATTTGTTCCCGTAACCTACCTTTGGGGAATATGCTAGTGTCTGGAGGTGAATTTATGTTTTTCCTCTGCAAACACACCTGCCATAGAAAAGTTCTGCttcatttctttccccttcccctccagccagctctgttTCTTGCAGCATCAGTGTCAGAAACCCTGCGGGGCCTGTGTGATAGGAACAGGACCGAGCATGTTATTAATGTGTTTGACTGAGCGTGGCAAAAAAAGGCAATCAATAACTGCTAGTCGCTGGGCGATGGGGGAGTATGGTTCTTAAAGCACCACCAGTTCCAAGCTGTCTTCTGCCTCTGTAAGTGCTGACAGAATCTACCAGTTTGTGAATATAAACAAATAATGTGAAACCACCTTCTTGACCTAATAAATAATGTAGCCCTTGTAAGGCCCTGTCAGTTTTCTTTTGGCTGTCACCTGGGGGGTGGGTTACGAGTATGTTTATGCTCTATcgcattttttcttcctttaacaaGCACGTATTCAAGAAAAGTGGCTAAAATGTCTGTGAGCATTGGCACAATTTTTGGACAGTTGCACTGATGAGTGAGGAAAGAGAAAGTCAAAGCTGGACACCACCTGTTAGACATATGCTGTCCACTACAAGTCAGCGGACTATGGAGGATAGTTGAGGCATTGCACCAGAAAACCCACACTGGACGTCTGGACCTGCCCTTGGCAGCATGCTGCTGACGTGCCCTGAGACCATCACAGCTAGAAGCTTGATAGCCAAAATAACATAGCTAGCTTTGTCTGGTGTTGCTGACCAAGAGGGACCTTCACCCACAGAGCAGTAACCGCACTGTGTCAAACGTAGCGGTCTCCATCGGTCTCGTTTGTGGGGGTTCACAGGCTCCTGCCCTCGGCGTCCCACCCGTGGTTCTGCTTTCTCGGGTCTGAACCGCGACTAACGCACTCTGGTCTAAGTCTCAAACTCAGTCAGCCTTTGTGAAAAGGTGGAGAATTTGTCACCTCACCTCAGATAAAAAGCAAAGGTGCATCCTGCCCTCGCGGGTGCCTGCACCGCAGCCTCATGGATGGGAAGAAACCCCGTGGTGACCCAATTTCATACACTCTCAGACCAGAACAGAGACAGATGTTGCTGATGGTTGTTGATGACACCTGGGTATGCCTCTTCAGTGGGTAAAGCTTTACTGACTTCAGTCAGTAAAGCCTTGCTCAAGCTTATGGGTGTGCTAGCTGCCTTGCATTTGGGCTAAGCAGAGGAAAATGAAACGTTTAGCTGTTGTTGAAAAAAAGAGATCCTACTGCCTGAAGCATGGGTGATCACATCAAGatctggggaggagaggaggctgcATTCCAATCGTACCGGGATAACATGGTCTTAAAAAATTCCCAGCTTCTCTCCTTATGCCTGCCTGCCCCTCTTCGGTCTTCTCTTGCAAAGCTTTTTGTGTTATCTATTTTCTAGCACTGTTTCGTATCTAAATTTGCCTTTGTCTTCTATATGGActtgtgaaagagaaaaatggcttTTGACCAGAAATATTCCTGCACCTTGATGTGTTAGTGGCTTTTACATTGCTCACTAGGTGGCAGTAAGATGCTGTTATACcgattaaaaaaattgaagtcatGTATTTTCCAAGCACCTGAAATTTTCTCAGATCTGAGGATCTGGTATCAGAAGcacttcttcttttttaatttttttttgtttgtttcctaaaATACAAGGCCCCCAGGTGtaggaaatgcaaaatgaaatctATATTCAATACTCATAAACAACCCTGGTTCCTGTGAACTTGTTACAACAATAAAGGTAATCAATCTTGCATAATTTTTCAGTAAGAAGTTTTCTCTATTGTGCCTCTGAGAGTGAAGATGCTGGGGATACTAAAGCAGTCTCTTAAAAAGGaggacaaaataagaaaaaaacaatcatAAAACATAGTGAAAGAGGTGGAAATTTGTAACAGAAGATAAGTTTTAACCTGGTCATGAGGGAGTACTGAAATCAATAttggatttttgtttcttcttccttttttgctaGCTACACACAGTTTTCTGGGAGTTTAAACAGCGGTCCAGAAAGCTATAATCTCTACTTTAACTAAGCTGAGAGGGGGTGCACAGgccctctttcttctctgctgcttcagaaatgaagcaacctgatctagttgaagatatccctgcttattgcaggggtgtttggactagatgacctgtaaaggtcccttccaacccaaaccattctgtgattctacaattctatgattaaATCTCCGTGTTCCGTTTAGAATTGCTGTAAATAAATGAAGACTTTACCATTTTTTTATGGTAACATCTTCATCTGTTCCAATTCAGTTTTGCATACATTTCAGAGGTTCAACTAATTCCAGCTTGTCCGCTTGGTCTAATGCAAGGACCTAGGGGtttctttgcaaagcaaaatttttTAGTCATTGGAAGTGACATAGATCTAATATTTGTGTTCCCCGTACCATAGGTATATGTCTTGAATCTCCTTCAGTTAGCTCCTATGGTCTAATTTAGCATATAACTTGTGCTGGTAGTAAACTGGACATTAATTTAGGTCAATACTAACATAACCCCTGTTTGAGTCAAAGCTCCTTCTCTGCTTTAGGTCGTCAACTTTGCGAGGGACCTTGGGAAGCCATGCCTCTGTGCAAGAGCCAACATTTGATCTACCACCTTTAAACTTGAAATCGAGTGCTGTTGTTTTCCCGTaattgaagggaaaaaagcccaTCATTTATAGCTAGGAGTTTTATTTGTTATTGTGTGCTTACTTTTTCTTGAGAAAGGCATCATTCTTTGAAGTTTAGAAAATTTGCAAGTTTACGAACTCTTAAGTGAAAGCACAGGGATTTCAAGATACTGTATGTATTCAAGACAGTACACTTACTTACAAGTATACTACTACGTGCAAAACATTTATATGTTTATACCCTACAACCTCATTCACCATTACAGAATCAAAATATGGAGGAAAATGTTTAGAAACCCGAATTACTATTAGTGTTTTCTTCAGTATGGAGTCTAAAGTGATAAAAAAGGGAATGGGTTGGTTCATGTCGTCAggtaatctgaaaataaaatagcagttttGCACGTGCACTGTTGAGGGCTGCTCCCCGTGCGGTTCGAGGCAGCAAAGCCTGTCCCTGGGCATGGGGTCAGGTAGGTACGTCTGAACCGCTCCAGAGCTGCAGCTGTCTTGTCAAATTTTGTGTCTGCCATTCACTGGGTGAGACGTGAATGCTAAAGAATTtcccctatttttaaaaagattttaaaacttttcaagATTTTGAAGATGGTAAGTTATGCTgagataaataaaataatgtgttGACCTGCTGCACAGCTAGCTGTTACATGGAAATATTCCTCAGGCCTACGCTTCAAAATAGTTGTTAGGAAAAGTTGGCTGAGCGAGCTGAAGTTCCCAGTTAAGAAAGCTGATAACACAGAATAGTCTGTGGGGCAGAGTTCCTCTCTTAGACCCGGGTGTTGATTTCTGAGATAAGTTTTCTACCAGAtggtatttttaatggaaatgaaacaagcagtgctttaaaaaaaaggaaaagtcagaTCCCATATCTTCTGATCATCCTGTAGGAAAGCAGACTTCAAGGTCATTTGCAACATTTGCTGCCACTTCACAGAGGGCTGACGTGACGCTTTTCATCTTGGTGAGTCTGCAGCCACGTTACCAACAGACTGGAGCCTCTTACTGTTTAGCAAggaataattcattttaaaaccgCCTCATTAAAAATGCCTGACATCATCTCTTTGGTGATATCATTTTTATTACCCGTAAGGTCAGTTTCCTTACTGGAAAACCCTGGATACAGCCAGAAACAGCTGTGGCAAGTTGGCAGCGATACTGAACAGGCTTGGCTGTGCCAGGGGTTTGTGCTCGGTTCCTCCCCAGGCAGCGGCAGCACGCCTTGCAAATCACCCGCTCGCTGCGCCTGGGCATGTTTGAATAGGTCACTGTAGGTAACTGCTGTTTATATCTCCCAAATTATTTGTTAAGGGTCAGTAGCTCATTATAATCCCACGCCGCTTCATGCCTCAGTGCGCCCACGTTCCCCTCTCGGTGCTCCTGGGCGCTTCTGATAACGGCAGGAGAGCCGCTGCGGAGTTGTTAttgtgggaaggagggaaaagactgTCACCAGCAACCCAGGGTACGTCCTTCCTC is part of the Accipiter gentilis chromosome 32, bAccGen1.1, whole genome shotgun sequence genome and encodes:
- the PRDX4 gene encoding peroxiredoxin-4 isoform X2, yielding MEAVGGARSWALVVLLVVLVGLGSEAEAEEPRSARQRGDEQCHYYAGGQVYPGEAARVPVSDHSLHLSQAKISKPAPYWEGTAVINGEFKELKLTDYEGKYLVFFFYPLDFTFVCPTEIIAFSDRIEEFRAINTEVVACSVDSKFTHLAWINTPRKQGGLGPMKIPLLSDLTHQISKDYGVYLEDQGHTLRGLFIIDEKRILRQITMNDLPVGRSVDETLRLVQAFQYTDKHGEVCPAGWKPGSETIKPEEAMRVWWPREEL
- the PRDX4 gene encoding peroxiredoxin-4 isoform X1; protein product: MEAVGGARSWALVVLLVVLVGLGSEAEAEEPRSARQRGDEQCHYYAGGQVYPGEAARVPVSDHSLHLSQAKISKPAPYWEGTAVINGEFKELKLTDYEGKYLVFFFYPLDFTFVCPTEIIAFSDRIEEFRAINTEVVACSVDSKFTHLAWINTPRKQGGLGPMKIPLLSDLTHQISKDYGVYLEDQGHTLRGLFIIDEKRILRQITMNDLPVGRSVDETLRLVQAFQYTDKHGEVCPAGWKPGSETIIPDPAGKLKYFDKLN